The Astatotilapia calliptera chromosome 17, fAstCal1.2, whole genome shotgun sequence genome has a segment encoding these proteins:
- the tmem168a gene encoding transmembrane protein 168-A produces MAREEEELTVSAPKEVDVFKSVHCLGYLSSFNLLVAVCVGMYVRWEVTWEPMILVIFILGLFVLGIASILHYYFAMENASQSLFHLWFGFLLGLLCFLNSPALDSNVKELVANYLLLASVVMKAVWALTERICCSICYKSTLLTSVELLELLGFGIASTTMLLHKSVAIIGLVVALGALIVDLRMKSLLALANLISFALVTSLVFFQALGINANPYALGCYLGRLLCEPVLDVYFSGLGPTERWMPVLSMGKVWRKLSLFPLSLTEIAFFVLAALKLGYLDLWYLVIPGFCLFGLFWSICHIILLITIWGFHTKLSDCQKAWRAQRLSSRSLDQVMASRGIRHFCLISERLVFFSLLSTVILGAVSWQPSNGLFLSALLVVLPLESLAHGLFHELGGCLGGTCAGYALVVPTTYCSAGGQPTLLPPEQVELLNLRSTGMLNNIQRLFSHHMIQTFGCDYSTSGVTLEAVLTKLRNFLELRTADGPRHDTYLIFYSGHTHKGSGSWALSGGESFHLAQLLELWKEKNAGHCSRLIVVLDTEYSLPWVKEVRRVEGIYVAVQGAELSATMVDPEAGDIPLLGEFTSEWVEFNCNPASDTQWSEKGRTVRAVYSVSKRWSDYTLHLPTGSDVAKHWKTHFPKATYPMVHLSNWCCGLHLFWLCSTCLRCFRRCKLAWFPPAVLDTGQGIKLVHS; encoded by the exons ATGGCtcgggaggaagaggagctgaCAGTCAGTGCACCAAAGGAGGTGGACGTGTTTAAATCAGTGCATTGTCTGGGTTACCTGTCCAGCTTCAATCTCCTTGTGGCAGTCTGTGTTGGCATGTACGTACGCTGGGAGGTGACATGGGAACCCATGATTCTGGTTATCTTCATTCTGGGCCTCTTTGTCCTGGGAATTGCCAGTATCCTCCATTACTACTTTGCTATGGAAAACGCCAGCCAGAGCTTATTCCATTTGTGGTTCGGCTTTCTCCTTGGACTTTTGTGTTTCCTCAACAGCCCCGCCTTGGATTCAAATGTCAAAGAACTGGTCGCAAACTATCTCCTCCTAGCCAGTGTAGTTATGAAAGCAGTATGGGCCCTAACTGAGCGAATATGCTGCTCCATCTGCTACAAATCCACCTTGCTAACATCAGTAGAGTTACTGGAGCTTCTAGGATTTGGTATTGCAAGCACTACCATGCTTCTTCACAAGTCAGTGGCCATAATAGGCTTGGTAGTGGCCCTCGGTGCTCTCATTGTGGACTTGAGGATGAAATCCCTCCTAGCTTTGGCCAATTTGATCAGTTTTGCCTTGGTTACTTCTCTTGTGTTTTTCCAGGCCTTAGGCATTAATGCCAACCCTTATGCCTTAGGCTGCTACCTGGGCAGGCTGCTCTGTGAGCCTGTGTTGGATGTGTACTTCAGTGGGTTAGGCCCCACGGAGCGCTGGATGCCTGTGCTCTCCATGGGGAAGGTGTGGAGGAAGCTGTCCTTGTTTCCTCTGAGTCTGACTGAGATAGCCTTCTTTGTCCTTGCTGCTTTAAAG CTTGGTTACTTGGACCTGTGGTATCTGGTCATCCCAGGTTTCTGTCTGTTTGGTCTTTTCTGGTCCATCTGCCACATCATTTTGCTGATCACAATATGGGGCTTTCACACTAAGCTGAGTGACTGTCAGAAGGCTTGGCGCGCCCAGCGGTTGAGTAGCCGGAGTCTGGACCAGGTCATGGCCTCCCGAGGCATCCGACATTTCTGCCTCATCTCAGAGCGACTGGTGTTCTTTAGTTTGTTGTCAACAGTGATACTCGGGGCTGTGTCCTGGCAG CCCTCCAACGGTCTCTTTCTCAGTGCTTTGCTGGTGGTGCTGCCTCTCGAGTCTCTGGCGCATGGTTTGTTCCACGAGCTGGGCGGCTGCCTGGGAGGAACTTGTGCTGGCTACGCCCTGGTTGTACCTACCACTTACTGCAG CGCTGGTGGCCAGCCCACTCTCTTACCACCTGAGCAGGTGGAGCTATTGAATCTGCGCTCCACAGGCATGCTGAACAACATCCAGCGCCTCTTCTCCCACCACATGATTCAGACATTCGGCTGTGACTACTCTACTAGCGGTGTCACCCTGGAGGCTGTACTTACAAAGTTGCGCAACTTTCTGGAGCTTCGTACGGCAGACGGACCACGACATGACACCTATTTGATATTCTACAGTGGGCACACGCACAAAGGCTCCGGCTCCTGGGCTCTGTCAG GAGGTGAGAGTTTCCATCTGGCCCAGTTGCTGGAGCTGTGGAAGGAGAAGAACGCCGGCCACTGTTCCCGTCTCATTGTGGTCCTGGACACCGAATACTCCCTCCCTTGGGTCAAGGAAGTGCGCAGGGTGGAGGGCATTTATGTAGCCGTGCAGggggctgagctgtcagccACCATGGTGGACCCCGAGGCTGGAGATATCCCCTTGCTCGGGGAATTCACTTCTGAGTGGGTGGAGTTCAACTGCAACCCAGCCAGCGACACCCAGTGGTCTGAAAAAGGGCGGACCGTGAGAGCTGTCTACAGTGTGTCCAAACGCTGGAGCGACTACACACTCCATCTTCCCACTGGAAGTGATGTAGCCAAGCACTGGAAGACCCACTTTCCTAAGGCTACATACCCCATGGTGCACCTGTCCAACTGGTGCTGTGGCCTTCACCTGTTTTGGTTATGTAGCACATGTCTGCGCTGCTTCAGGAGGTGTAAACTAGCCTGGTTCCCACCAGCTGTTTTGGACACTGGGCAAGGCATTAAACTGGTGCACTCATAG